From a single Paenibacillus sp. FSL R5-0345 genomic region:
- the asnB gene encoding asparagine synthase (glutamine-hydrolyzing), translating into MCGITGFIQWRGDLTQHSQLLVKMTETLANRGPDAAGTWISGPCAFGHRRLSVIDPENGAQPMITRHEEQVYAIVYNGELYNAPELKQELKQRGHQFRTQCDTEVLLHAYIEWGPDCAEKLNGIFAFAVWDGLRDQVFFARDRLGVKPLFYSKVDDVLVFGSEPKALLQHPKVQPVVGPEGLAEIFIVGPARTPGHGVYKDMQELRPGHAMIYSREGLRSYAYWKLESAKHTDNETETAAKVRELLQDTLERQLVSDVPVCSLLSGGLDSSALTALAVDYYNRNGQGRVDTYSVDYVDNDKHFKSHTFQPGADGPWIKRMVDELNTNHHYISFDTPELVEALDNALYTRDLPGMTDVDSSLYLFCREIKKNATVAISGEAADEIFGGYPWFHREEMLSSGTFPWSVAPKMRASLLSPEVNEWIRPLEYLGDRYSDAVAEVPKLDGETGKQAQMRVMSYLNITRFMPTLLDRKDRMSMGAGLEVRVPYCDHRLVQYVFNIPWEIKNLNGREKGILRKALEGILPDDVLYRKKSPYPKTHNPTYLNAVRTQVLNILDDSTSPILPLIDAAKIREIAASPESSTNLPWFGQLMSGPQLFAYLAQVDLWLRKYNVSIQ; encoded by the coding sequence ATGTGCGGAATAACCGGATTTATCCAGTGGCGCGGAGATCTCACGCAGCACTCGCAGTTGCTGGTCAAAATGACTGAAACTTTAGCAAACCGCGGACCCGATGCAGCTGGAACTTGGATTTCAGGCCCCTGCGCATTCGGTCACCGCAGACTTAGCGTTATCGATCCAGAGAACGGCGCGCAGCCTATGATCACCCGCCATGAGGAACAGGTATATGCGATTGTGTACAACGGCGAATTATATAACGCACCCGAGCTCAAACAAGAGCTTAAGCAGCGTGGGCATCAATTCCGTACCCAATGTGACACCGAGGTTCTGCTGCATGCCTATATCGAATGGGGGCCGGATTGCGCAGAGAAGCTCAATGGAATCTTTGCCTTTGCGGTGTGGGACGGTCTTCGAGATCAGGTCTTTTTTGCACGTGACCGCTTAGGTGTGAAGCCCCTGTTCTATAGTAAGGTGGATGATGTCTTAGTTTTTGGCTCAGAGCCTAAGGCGCTCCTGCAGCACCCCAAGGTACAGCCTGTCGTAGGTCCCGAAGGACTAGCAGAAATCTTTATTGTCGGCCCAGCCCGTACTCCCGGACACGGTGTATATAAGGATATGCAGGAACTTCGTCCGGGGCATGCCATGATCTATAGTCGCGAAGGTCTGCGCAGTTATGCTTATTGGAAGCTGGAAAGCGCAAAACACACTGACAATGAAACAGAGACAGCCGCTAAGGTGCGTGAACTGCTGCAGGATACGCTCGAACGTCAGCTGGTTTCAGATGTTCCTGTTTGCTCCCTCTTGTCGGGAGGGCTGGATTCCAGTGCGCTAACAGCACTTGCAGTCGATTACTACAACCGAAACGGTCAGGGACGAGTGGATACGTATTCCGTCGATTATGTCGATAACGACAAGCACTTTAAGAGTCATACTTTTCAGCCCGGAGCAGATGGACCGTGGATTAAGCGAATGGTCGATGAATTAAATACAAACCATCACTATATCTCATTTGATACGCCAGAGCTTGTAGAAGCACTTGATAATGCCCTGTACACACGCGATTTACCTGGGATGACCGATGTGGACTCTTCTTTATATTTATTTTGCCGCGAGATTAAAAAGAATGCTACTGTAGCCATTTCCGGTGAAGCCGCTGATGAGATTTTTGGCGGATATCCTTGGTTCCATCGGGAGGAGATGCTCTCCTCAGGTACTTTCCCTTGGTCAGTTGCCCCTAAAATGCGCGCAAGTCTATTATCCCCTGAAGTCAATGAATGGATTCGGCCGCTGGAATATTTGGGTGACAGATACAGTGATGCAGTAGCAGAAGTTCCAAAATTGGATGGGGAGACAGGTAAACAAGCACAAATGCGCGTAATGTCCTATCTAAACATCACCCGATTCATGCCTACTCTGCTTGATCGTAAGGACCGAATGAGTATGGGCGCCGGACTAGAGGTACGTGTTCCTTATTGTGATCATCGCCTCGTTCAATATGTTTTTAATATTCCTTGGGAAATCAAGAACTTGAATGGTCGTGAAAAAGGGATTTTGCGCAAGGCACTTGAAGGCATTCTTCCCGACGATGTGCTATATCGTAAAAAAAGTCCTTACCCGAAAACCCACAATCCAACCTATTTAAATGCCGTACGAACACAAGTATTGAACATTCTAGATGACTCTACTTCGCCTATACTCCCTTTAATTGATGCTGCCAAAATCCGTGAGATCGCCGCTTCCCCAGAATCCTCTACCAATCTCCCTTGGTTCGGTCAGCTCATGTCCGGTCCTCAGCTGTTTGCGTATCTGGCGCAAGTAGATCTCTGGCTGCGAAAATATAACGTCTCCATCCAATAG
- a CDS encoding extracellular solute-binding protein produces the protein MRKKSVLLLCSLMLMLSTAACGNKSNTGNSGNGASDNAGAAKPEKQETVEVTMAYWANASEQKNFEFMVDGIDKEYPNIKVKMQMYPTSDEFWKAVPTAIAAGVGPDIIAMSDEGNYEYIKKGVLAPLDDMIDKVGFDKERITGSLYKGWTDDNKLYGIPYDSSTSMLAINKEMFEKSGITKYPETMDEVVELAKAMTKDGMKGIIGSIDPFHITQYVHAFGGDWGFGKTIDSKENVAGVQFFVDLFLKNKVAIAPIEVGAPWDGEVFSQEKGAMSTAGPWYVGHLKEANPDMGLIALPMPKGTVEAQSAYSHGLSILDGSKHKEEAMQVIKYALRDEAQLNAIEAVGYSPAVSSLLPKYLEKNPELKAVFDNMEKVGMPFAYPEQTKAFHADLLKGVEEIIFKQDGLTVEKLLNDLQSKYGEN, from the coding sequence ATGAGAAAGAAGTCAGTCCTGTTATTGTGCTCGCTGATGTTGATGCTGTCTACGGCAGCGTGTGGCAACAAATCCAATACCGGTAACTCTGGTAATGGAGCTTCAGACAACGCCGGAGCGGCAAAGCCGGAGAAGCAAGAAACCGTCGAAGTCACGATGGCATACTGGGCTAATGCGTCCGAGCAAAAGAACTTCGAATTTATGGTAGACGGTATTGATAAGGAATATCCGAACATTAAAGTTAAGATGCAAATGTACCCAACCAGTGATGAATTTTGGAAAGCGGTTCCAACGGCGATTGCTGCCGGGGTAGGACCTGATATCATAGCTATGTCGGATGAAGGAAACTATGAGTATATCAAGAAAGGCGTACTCGCTCCACTCGATGATATGATCGATAAAGTGGGGTTTGATAAAGAACGTATTACTGGATCGCTGTACAAAGGCTGGACAGATGATAATAAACTTTACGGAATTCCTTATGATTCTTCTACTTCTATGCTGGCGATCAACAAAGAGATGTTTGAAAAATCAGGAATCACTAAATATCCAGAAACAATGGATGAGGTTGTTGAGTTGGCAAAAGCCATGACTAAAGATGGTATGAAAGGTATTATCGGCAGTATCGATCCATTCCACATCACTCAATATGTTCACGCTTTCGGTGGAGACTGGGGCTTCGGAAAAACGATCGATTCCAAAGAAAACGTAGCTGGTGTGCAGTTCTTCGTAGACCTTTTCCTCAAAAATAAAGTTGCTATTGCTCCAATTGAAGTAGGGGCTCCATGGGACGGCGAAGTATTCAGTCAAGAAAAAGGGGCTATGTCCACGGCTGGTCCATGGTATGTAGGTCATTTGAAAGAAGCTAACCCAGATATGGGATTGATTGCTCTGCCGATGCCAAAAGGTACGGTAGAAGCACAAAGCGCGTACTCTCACGGCTTGTCGATACTGGACGGCAGCAAGCATAAGGAAGAAGCTATGCAAGTGATCAAGTATGCGCTACGTGATGAAGCACAATTGAATGCAATTGAGGCAGTTGGATATTCACCGGCAGTATCTTCTCTGCTTCCTAAATATTTGGAGAAAAATCCTGAATTGAAAGCGGTATTCGACAATATGGAAAAAGTCGGCATGCCCTTTGCTTACCCTGAACAAACCAAAGCGTTTCATGCCGATCTGCTTAAAGGCGTAGAGGAAATCATCTTTAAGCAAGACGGCTTGACGGTTGAAAAGCTGCTGAATGATCTTCAAAGTAAATACGGTGAAAACTAG
- a CDS encoding response regulator, whose product MKIMIVDDESFIRMNFKTFVDWKHHGYYLVGEAANGKEALEKVDELHPDVVFLDIRMPLMDGLEVLRQLRHTNHACKVIILSSHNEFEYAQEALRLGACDYIHKPNLTQSAVFEALSRVRTQLNHQPVGDHFVSLQQNMEKNRNELKTLFLRDLAVGVVRHEWEIEQKTKLYDLNLKQPNVLCIVMLIDQYDKVKERYNKGMEHLLGFSILNILQEVLHRYSELELFLMSPNELVIIKTYSGIRSMNEILEERWGLIRKIEKTLKQFLNIQVSFLISGLHARLLDIPKAYHEAQESAEMLFYEDRSNVVVYEPGSIKEMSDKALCTLFEQRIRKEMDEKHVSSAIAIVHEMFATIKEKRSLSRHATLEICVNLHCQIQSHMKEDSGEEDYTGMQEIMSAERLEHLHLLLIQELESLQESYTDAVTSTNYKIKRVIDYIHHNYNQDLTLNELADYVGLNNSYLSRIFKEQTGSMLIPYINGYRVKKSLELLKEGKLKTYEIAERVGFNSIDNYYISFKKIYGLPPNEYRKTNMVK is encoded by the coding sequence ATGAAAATCATGATTGTGGACGATGAGTCCTTTATCCGAATGAATTTTAAGACATTTGTGGACTGGAAGCATCATGGCTATTACCTAGTAGGCGAAGCCGCTAACGGCAAAGAGGCTTTGGAGAAAGTGGATGAGCTTCATCCGGATGTAGTTTTTCTGGATATCCGAATGCCTTTGATGGATGGGCTGGAGGTTCTCCGTCAGCTCCGGCATACCAATCATGCCTGCAAAGTTATTATTCTGAGCAGCCATAATGAGTTTGAATATGCCCAAGAGGCGCTTAGGCTAGGTGCATGCGATTATATTCATAAACCGAATCTGACACAGTCCGCTGTATTTGAAGCGTTGAGCCGCGTCCGGACACAGTTGAATCACCAGCCTGTGGGAGATCATTTTGTTTCTCTGCAGCAAAATATGGAGAAGAACCGCAATGAGTTGAAAACGCTTTTTTTACGGGATTTAGCGGTCGGTGTTGTTCGCCATGAGTGGGAAATTGAGCAAAAGACAAAGCTGTACGATTTGAATCTGAAGCAGCCTAATGTGCTTTGCATCGTCATGTTGATTGATCAATATGACAAGGTGAAGGAACGTTACAATAAGGGAATGGAGCATTTACTGGGCTTTTCGATCCTCAACATTTTGCAAGAGGTGCTGCATCGGTACAGCGAGCTAGAGCTGTTTCTGATGAGTCCGAACGAGCTGGTTATTATAAAAACGTATTCCGGCATCAGAAGTATGAATGAAATTCTTGAAGAACGCTGGGGACTCATCCGTAAAATTGAAAAGACATTAAAACAGTTTTTGAACATACAAGTTAGTTTTCTTATCAGCGGGCTGCATGCCCGTCTGCTTGATATTCCCAAAGCCTATCATGAAGCTCAGGAATCTGCTGAAATGCTATTTTATGAGGATCGCAGCAACGTTGTTGTCTACGAACCAGGCAGCATCAAGGAAATGAGTGATAAGGCACTGTGTACCCTGTTTGAACAGCGTATCCGTAAGGAAATGGATGAAAAGCACGTATCTTCTGCTATTGCTATAGTTCATGAGATGTTTGCCACGATCAAGGAGAAGAGATCTTTAAGCAGGCATGCCACCTTGGAAATATGCGTGAATCTCCACTGCCAGATTCAGTCCCATATGAAGGAGGACAGCGGGGAGGAAGACTATACAGGAATGCAGGAAATCATGTCAGCCGAGCGTTTGGAGCATCTTCATCTGCTGCTAATCCAGGAGTTGGAGAGTCTACAGGAGAGTTATACGGATGCGGTGACATCTACGAACTACAAGATCAAAAGGGTCATTGATTATATTCACCACAATTACAATCAAGATTTGACACTGAATGAGCTAGCCGATTACGTTGGTCTGAACAACAGTTATCTGAGCCGTATTTTTAAGGAACAAACGGGTTCCATGCTGATTCCATATATCAACGGCTATCGTGTGAAAAAGTCTCTAGAGCTACTTAAAGAAGGAAAGCTGAAAACGTATGAGATCGCGGAGAGAGTAGGGTTTAACAGTATTGACAACTACTATATCAGCTTTAAGAAGATTTATGGGCTCCCACCGAACGAATACCGAAAGACTAACATGGTAAAGTAA
- a CDS encoding aldo/keto reductase, translated as MSELNAPFSGGPTLNDGVTMPWLGLGVYKTKDGEEVIHAVKTAIELGYRSIDTAAGYNNEDGVGQAIRECGVARDELFITTKVRNPDQGYESTLKAFEVSRRKLGLDYIDLYLIHWPVAGKYRETWKALIHLQKEGLIKSIGVSNFQIHHLKEIIEDTGVVPVVNQVEFHPLLTQRELLKYANEQGIQLEAWSPLMQGNLDLPLLNELAEKYGKTPAQIVLRWDLQQGVITIPKSVNAHRIKENAGFFDFTLSDEDVKAIEDLNQDHRFGPDPDNFNF; from the coding sequence ATGAGTGAATTGAACGCACCGTTCTCGGGTGGACCCACTTTAAATGATGGAGTGACCATGCCGTGGCTGGGTCTTGGCGTGTATAAGACTAAGGATGGCGAAGAGGTTATTCATGCGGTCAAAACCGCAATAGAATTAGGATATCGCAGTATTGATACGGCTGCCGGTTATAATAACGAAGATGGCGTTGGACAAGCTATTCGTGAATGTGGAGTGGCCCGTGATGAACTGTTTATTACGACGAAAGTACGCAACCCTGATCAAGGCTATGAATCAACACTGAAAGCATTCGAGGTTAGCCGGCGTAAGCTGGGGCTGGACTATATAGATTTGTATCTCATACACTGGCCGGTGGCAGGGAAGTATCGGGAGACATGGAAGGCTCTGATTCATTTGCAAAAAGAGGGCCTCATCAAGTCCATCGGTGTGAGTAATTTTCAGATTCATCATCTGAAGGAGATCATCGAGGATACGGGAGTAGTGCCAGTGGTGAATCAAGTGGAATTCCATCCGCTGTTAACTCAGCGCGAGCTGCTGAAGTATGCCAATGAGCAGGGCATTCAGCTTGAGGCTTGGAGTCCGCTAATGCAAGGGAATCTTGATCTCCCCCTCCTCAACGAGCTGGCTGAAAAGTATGGTAAAACCCCCGCACAAATTGTGCTTCGTTGGGATTTACAGCAAGGCGTCATTACGATTCCAAAATCGGTGAATGCCCATCGAATCAAGGAGAATGCAGGATTCTTTGACTTCACGCTAAGCGATGAGGACGTCAAGGCCATCGAAGATCTGAACCAAGATCACCGGTTTGGTCCGGATCCTGATAATTTTAATTTTTAA
- a CDS encoding S-layer homology domain-containing protein produces the protein MKKSFNSVISKFVLMCLFITSIGPVYSMQAAPAAPAPKINEGVVNGEFPLNLTHTGDIDWLHFKADNLNQLQRIQKAGPNSVTFSVYGDTATEGKLNRGTDADYMSYTWSNGMPGFEYGLNDTGTGLFYPKSSRDKGSYNNVGWDIEVAAQPQDSTLVFSLGLWQADVDLNIYTDDVLSVTRSVYGDSVSKNYKYQVNVPANVKLKIEGRLTKVVAKNGNISFSGLALSSMALADKLALQNEYNRVSNMTQGLYTNETWQVLVNTLVAAKLILDRTEATQTEVDSAINALVAAQLGLVKRESNIVIDFTDKAFKEYTFGAKTDQQDRYQTFIVKEAVDMKYVQVNVKRYKEPVSDLIIKLHAVNSEGLPTGEPLVQTTVDKNRIVDGGLTTAELSYSLLQDTRYALVLTQQDRGSGEYRWVIMSKNFESQKEYFGKSTSGVFKSEASLGTGIMRIVKEGNVDRAPLQGLIEELKQYNRQLYTLQSWSSLEIALSSAHERLNDVDVKQAELDTALNQVQTAFNNLALSTNLDVMAKQMKTISQAALIGYTSQSADALHQAIQEAQALNIGASEQERIKVYSKVLNAMDGLQLEMKYQYELNPKMTAGFGFEGDKNATLAFLDGSYQIGGTRPMQNGFVATKQIVTFGATNTSGIKWYNAEGYLPVFINEFAKDNMDYKIESFGNKHTVESKDYVINYSRMTVTNHSDETRLLPVVSANLVPMNQAANEVYTIKPGETVVREFAIEGDKYEYFDAGKTSFTSLTREQVSKLGTFDSNYSEMKSYWNNRLSTIVDIDLPNKELVNAFKAGYIYNMIIKDGNYLHVGENGYARLYSHDTIGIVVQLIQSGDFAHAREYLESIPLTGGINIETGQVDPNLFWDANWKLPWTYAVYLSKTGDTSLFDEKMKADDGSEGTVFDKRVKFGARSIESDRAGDGRIMKETKAIDSLGYWTIDNYSALTGLASYEYIARELYKVKGQASYLAEAEWANAQYEDLLAAFTAKLQKTITDKALNYIPASVVQSNDENRMKDSRDANWASMFLFGRWLWDGYLYGANQPEDNINLTMLDDTYTYGMERRVKEGTTDSIYNFGGYPHGFYSSAYNAGYGSAALRGEKYRDMGIKAYEFMIENSMSGPFSWWEGVAYPTAESSPWTATNDELGVRSTPGGGGSAQHMWGQAVNSKVLVDSLITERIYDQNTKYEIIVGRGIPKDWVMDADKNNNVVADVQNYPAFQGGRVGYNVVRKANQLVVTFTTSLEQAKADTSNAQISIQLPSMVNNILESSEGVVDNAKGIVTVPLSTKRLAITLSDLPKPTDVELDREELTIGFATGDSSDSVTQNVVLRAEGKRGSSITWSSSEPNIISNTGKVKRPTVSTPVTLKAILEKDGVQVEKTFVLTVIKANEDSGNNGNNSNNGNNSNNSNSGNTSNNGNNGNNGNNGGSVNLPKFPDISNHWAFDSIVTAIERGIINGYEDGTFRPNAVVKRSELMVMLGRALKLSDTDTTTLPFEDATSIPSWAKPYISSAVKSGIIKGYEDNSFRPDGKVTRIEFVAMVARALDLKSGTKTSLPFADADQIPAWGKDYAAAAYEAGLIQGKGNDRFAPNEPVTRAEVVTLLLRMSK, from the coding sequence ATGAAAAAGTCGTTTAACAGTGTCATTTCAAAGTTTGTACTCATGTGCTTGTTCATCACATCTATCGGTCCTGTGTACTCTATGCAGGCCGCACCCGCAGCACCTGCTCCTAAGATTAATGAAGGCGTGGTCAATGGCGAGTTTCCACTGAATTTAACACATACGGGAGATATCGACTGGCTACATTTTAAAGCGGATAATTTGAATCAGCTTCAACGAATTCAGAAGGCAGGCCCCAATTCAGTTACCTTCAGTGTATATGGAGATACAGCAACTGAGGGTAAGTTGAACAGAGGCACCGATGCCGATTACATGTCCTATACCTGGAGTAATGGTATGCCAGGATTTGAATATGGATTAAATGACACTGGGACGGGTTTATTTTATCCAAAATCCAGTCGAGACAAAGGAAGCTATAACAATGTTGGCTGGGACATTGAAGTAGCAGCGCAGCCACAGGATTCCACCCTAGTATTTAGTCTTGGGTTGTGGCAAGCGGATGTAGATCTCAATATCTATACTGACGATGTACTCTCGGTAACCCGAAGCGTATACGGCGATTCTGTTTCCAAGAACTATAAATATCAAGTTAACGTGCCTGCGAATGTGAAGCTGAAAATTGAAGGGCGGTTGACAAAGGTTGTCGCGAAGAACGGAAATATATCATTCTCTGGACTCGCTTTAAGCAGTATGGCACTTGCGGATAAATTGGCGCTGCAAAATGAATACAACCGAGTTAGCAATATGACACAAGGTCTTTATACAAATGAGACGTGGCAAGTTCTGGTGAATACGCTGGTAGCTGCCAAGCTTATCCTTGATCGAACAGAGGCAACGCAGACGGAAGTTGACAGCGCTATCAATGCTTTGGTAGCAGCGCAGCTTGGTCTGGTGAAGAGAGAATCGAACATTGTAATTGATTTTACGGATAAAGCGTTCAAGGAGTATACTTTCGGTGCTAAAACCGATCAACAGGATAGATATCAAACCTTCATAGTGAAGGAAGCTGTTGATATGAAGTATGTTCAGGTGAATGTCAAAAGATATAAAGAGCCTGTGAGCGACTTGATCATCAAACTACATGCAGTAAACAGTGAAGGGCTGCCGACTGGAGAACCGCTGGTCCAAACGACAGTGGACAAAAACAGGATTGTGGACGGAGGTCTCACTACTGCGGAGTTGAGCTACAGTCTCCTTCAGGATACGCGGTATGCGCTCGTTCTGACTCAGCAAGATCGGGGTTCCGGAGAATACCGCTGGGTCATTATGTCTAAGAACTTTGAATCTCAAAAGGAGTACTTTGGCAAATCGACATCAGGTGTCTTTAAATCTGAAGCGAGTCTGGGCACGGGCATCATGAGAATTGTGAAAGAAGGTAACGTGGATCGAGCCCCACTGCAGGGCTTGATTGAAGAGCTTAAGCAATATAACAGACAACTTTACACGCTCCAGAGCTGGTCTTCCTTGGAGATAGCATTGAGCAGCGCTCATGAGCGCTTGAACGATGTAGATGTTAAACAGGCAGAGCTTGATACGGCATTAAATCAGGTGCAAACAGCCTTTAATAACCTAGCGCTAAGTACGAACCTGGATGTAATGGCTAAACAGATGAAGACGATCAGCCAAGCGGCCCTAATTGGCTACACCAGCCAGTCGGCAGATGCTTTGCATCAAGCAATCCAGGAAGCACAAGCTTTGAATATCGGTGCATCCGAGCAAGAACGGATCAAGGTGTATTCAAAAGTACTGAATGCAATGGATGGATTGCAACTGGAAATGAAATATCAGTACGAATTGAACCCTAAAATGACCGCTGGTTTTGGTTTTGAAGGTGACAAGAACGCCACGCTGGCTTTCCTTGACGGATCCTATCAGATCGGCGGAACCCGCCCTATGCAAAATGGGTTTGTGGCAACGAAACAAATCGTTACGTTCGGTGCGACAAATACATCAGGCATCAAATGGTATAATGCCGAAGGCTATCTGCCAGTCTTTATAAATGAGTTTGCTAAAGACAATATGGACTATAAAATTGAATCGTTTGGTAACAAACATACGGTAGAGAGCAAAGACTACGTGATTAACTATTCCAGAATGACGGTTACCAATCATTCGGATGAGACGCGCCTGCTGCCGGTTGTATCTGCCAATCTGGTTCCGATGAATCAGGCTGCAAACGAAGTTTATACGATCAAACCTGGTGAGACTGTTGTCAGAGAGTTTGCTATTGAAGGGGATAAGTATGAATATTTCGATGCGGGGAAAACGAGCTTTACATCCTTAACGAGAGAGCAAGTGTCGAAACTAGGTACGTTTGACAGCAACTACAGTGAGATGAAATCCTACTGGAATAACAGACTGTCCACAATAGTTGATATCGATCTGCCGAATAAAGAGCTGGTTAATGCTTTTAAAGCAGGCTACATTTACAATATGATTATTAAAGACGGCAATTATCTGCATGTGGGTGAGAATGGTTATGCCAGACTTTACTCTCACGATACCATCGGGATTGTTGTTCAATTGATCCAGAGCGGTGACTTTGCACACGCAAGAGAGTATCTGGAAAGCATACCTCTTACCGGCGGAATTAACATCGAGACCGGTCAAGTGGACCCAAACCTGTTCTGGGATGCCAACTGGAAGCTTCCGTGGACGTATGCTGTATATTTGAGCAAAACCGGCGATACATCCTTATTTGATGAAAAGATGAAAGCCGATGACGGATCAGAGGGTACCGTTTTCGATAAGCGGGTAAAATTCGGAGCAAGAAGCATTGAAAGCGACCGCGCTGGAGATGGTCGAATTATGAAAGAAACGAAAGCCATAGATTCATTGGGGTATTGGACGATTGACAATTACTCCGCTCTGACAGGATTGGCATCTTATGAATACATCGCGCGTGAGCTGTATAAGGTGAAAGGTCAAGCAAGTTATCTGGCAGAGGCAGAGTGGGCTAACGCTCAATACGAGGATCTGCTCGCGGCTTTCACAGCCAAATTGCAAAAAACAATTACCGACAAAGCACTAAACTATATTCCTGCATCTGTTGTGCAAAGTAATGACGAGAACCGGATGAAAGACTCCCGTGATGCCAACTGGGCTTCCATGTTCCTGTTCGGAAGATGGCTGTGGGATGGATATTTGTATGGTGCGAACCAGCCAGAGGACAATATCAACCTGACGATGCTAGATGATACTTATACCTATGGTATGGAGCGACGCGTCAAGGAAGGGACAACCGATTCTATTTATAACTTTGGCGGTTATCCGCATGGCTTCTACTCCAGTGCGTATAACGCCGGTTACGGCAGCGCCGCGCTTCGCGGTGAGAAATACAGAGACATGGGGATTAAAGCTTACGAGTTTATGATTGAAAACTCCATGAGTGGACCGTTTAGTTGGTGGGAAGGCGTAGCTTACCCTACCGCAGAATCTAGCCCTTGGACGGCAACCAATGATGAACTTGGTGTGCGTAGTACGCCTGGCGGTGGCGGATCGGCCCAGCATATGTGGGGGCAGGCCGTCAATTCAAAGGTATTGGTGGACTCGCTGATCACTGAGCGTATCTACGATCAGAACACAAAATACGAAATTATTGTGGGACGTGGTATTCCTAAAGATTGGGTTATGGATGCCGATAAGAACAACAATGTGGTAGCGGATGTTCAGAACTATCCTGCTTTCCAAGGTGGAAGAGTAGGATACAATGTGGTTAGAAAAGCAAACCAGCTTGTGGTTACATTTACGACCAGTCTGGAGCAAGCCAAGGCTGATACGAGCAATGCACAAATCAGCATTCAATTGCCTAGTATGGTTAACAACATTCTGGAGTCTTCTGAGGGTGTTGTTGATAACGCCAAAGGTATCGTGACCGTTCCGCTCAGTACAAAAAGATTAGCAATCACTTTGAGTGATCTACCTAAGCCTACCGATGTAGAGCTTGATAGAGAGGAGCTTACCATTGGATTTGCTACCGGCGACTCCAGTGACTCGGTAACCCAAAACGTGGTGTTGAGAGCGGAAGGAAAGCGCGGTAGCTCAATCACTTGGTCTTCAAGCGAGCCGAATATAATTTCGAATACGGGTAAGGTTAAGCGCCCGACTGTTTCTACTCCAGTGACGTTGAAAGCAATTTTGGAAAAAGACGGCGTTCAGGTTGAGAAGACGTTTGTCTTAACGGTTATCAAGGCAAATGAAGATTCGGGCAATAACGGAAACAATAGCAACAACGGTAACAATAGTAATAATAGCAACAGCGGAAACACCAGCAATAATGGTAATAACGGAAACAACGGAAACAACGGAGGTTCGGTTAATCTACCGAAATTTCCGGACATTTCGAATCACTGGGCATTCGATTCTATTGTTACCGCAATAGAACGTGGAATTATCAATGGTTATGAAGACGGAACATTCCGTCCGAATGCTGTGGTGAAACGCAGTGAGCTGATGGTTATGCTTGGCCGTGCGTTGAAACTCTCGGATACGGACACTACAACTCTTCCGTTTGAAGATGCAACTAGCATTCCGTCATGGGCGAAACCTTACATCTCTAGTGCAGTCAAATCTGGAATTATTAAGGGATACGAGGATAATTCTTTCCGTCCTGATGGTAAGGTGACCAGGATCGAATTTGTAGCGATGGTTGCACGTGCACTCGATTTGAAGAGTGGTACGAAGACTAGCTTGCCTTTTGCTGATGCTGATCAAATTCCTGCCTGGGGAAAAGATTATGCAGCAGCGGCATATGAGGCAGGTCTGATCCAAGGTAAAGGAAATGACCGATTTGCTCCAAATGAACCGGTGACGAGAGCGGAAGTGGTGACCCTGCTTTTGAGAATGTCTAAATAA